In Halictus rubicundus isolate RS-2024b chromosome 1, iyHalRubi1_principal, whole genome shotgun sequence, the sequence tgatacaatcttaccgctcggattgtatcaattaaattatatataagttacgaggcttactaatcttagattcaattcaacgaagatttctccaacctagtggctccccggtttcgcattgggtgcgtccacgaaaactataccatcctagcggatccctgatttcgcattgggttcttccgtatcctagcagctctctggtctcgcatcaggtgcgtctgcgtgttatccaccttccttttaaatcgggttcgccgcgtgtctctcctagtgactccccgattacgcattgggtgcgttcacgaagtttcatcatcctagtagctccccggtttcgcatcgggtgcgtctgcgtttgactccaacctcccagaggttccctgatttcgcatcaggtgcgtcctcaacgtcaactatcctagctgctccccgatttcgcattgggtgcgtccgcgtacctaactaacaaatcgaaaccatattcctggggtaacaacccctcgccggcctctcgtgttgctcgcagccctggctcgtaacattgCATTGGTTGCCCTTACGATACTGTCGTAGCGAAGTTCTTCGCATGCTGTATGGATTCGCTGCTTTAAATGTTCCTTAGTTTGTATTGGAACAGCATAAACTATTGACTGTAAATGACCCcataaaaaaaatcaagtgGCGACAAATCGGGGGTTCGTGGTGGCCAAGCAATAGGGCCATAAGTGCTCAATCAATGTTCTCCAAACTTTAAGGTAATTATGAACGATTCGAGCATTATGAGGTGGGCAACCGTCTTGCTGGAAATAAATACGTTGTTGAACATCATTTGGAAGCCCGGATGTCAAAACGGATTTCAATTCAAACATTTGATGTGACTTTTTTACGAAATCGTTTGCGTTCATTTAGTCAAGGTttctgaattgaatgtaatttcgagtcttaattataaacacaagttattatcgcccattcaagcagattgtcatgttttgttgaaattttcatttcttcgccttcaagatcatcccaaggtcatggtatactaggtcgttgaattcgtcttgacacgggctataatactgttaactcaaaaatacaaagtgccatttaaaaaaatgaaggtgaccttgacaatactataaaaaaaaaatgtttttcgaacttttttattgcaatatatagccaatcgaaaactgattaacttctgttgaaaatattttttgtcagattatcgcaagtacttaaaaaatcgtgaaaactgttacgtgggacaccctgtatatgtatatatttgtggccgcttcgactgcggcgaacgtagatagaaaaggacagcatgcaaacacggccgcgtggccgaaggcgcaacaaaaaggcagcacaacccgatgatattatccgatttgtaccgtgtttggtcttattttgttcaggaaaaggTAAGGGTTTTgttcggtaggtaatgatatcagtatgataacgttaataagaaataatattagatttagttggtaaacgccaatacgctactcgttacaatgttgcctctgatactgaatcactaccatatggagcgtcgtgtcgtgtgccgcctggagacaacaatgtaagcgtttcaccatcaacGGCGGATCCAGGGGGGTGGTCATGGGGGTCATGACCACCCCCTGAGCTGGTTCCAGGACTTTGGTGGACCACTAATTGAacataatgattttatttatatattttgtcaccatacagattttatgtaattacataaaaaaaaaaaaaaaaaaatatgaaacccgGTCGCCTAGGACCGCACCACGGCCGGCGGACCGGTGAGATAAAAAGACGATCGGAGTttgtaataaacaaaagaagGTGGCCCTGTGCCGGCGACCCGCGACGGTCAACGGGCGACAGTCAGTCTTTATAGCGTGGCTGAAAGCGAAAGACGTGTTCGgttaatttttagttattccTACACCTTTATaagtattcttaaaaattgtagctgcaaattcattaatttcaagaaatggtAAGTAATCAGTTTCTGTAAAACTAcctatattattatgtttttatgtACTTATAACTCATATGTTTACAAAAGTTTGTTGTCTGATGTGGGGTGTGAAATTTGCATGGTTTTGCTTTGTTTGTGAGGTAATGCGCCTGCGCCACCAGCCTGTACTATAgcgaatatatatttaatatgtatTTGCAACAGTCTGTTGTCTGTTGTGGGGTGTGAAATTTGCATGGATTTGCTTGCAGGGTGATTCTAAGGGAAAAGGAGATGGTAGTGGTGGATTGaaacattcattaaaaaaaatagattcattTTTCCCAAAGAAACCAAGGCTTGAGATTGCTTACTCGAaaaattcacctacaacaactacagatgaaaataattgtattgcCGATGCTTCTGCTTCTACAGCTACATTGCCTACATTAACCATAGATGAAGAAAAAACATGCTCTCCTGTTACTAACGATATTCAGCCTACAATATGTACATCGACTTCTGATTCTGATCAGATAAAGACTTCACTTTCTCAACCAAAGTTTGCTTCAGATATTGCTTGTTATATAGgggaaaatataaatgattcaACTAAAGCTATGTTGCTTGAAAAGCATTGGCAGCCTCCCCCTAATTATACTTTTCCGCATtgtgttgttaataaaaaaggaaaacaaacaaaaaaatatgctcAGAAGTCTCACCTTGACAAGTTTCACTGGCTTGTTTTGTCGCATAAAGACCAGGGTCTTTACTGCAAGTACTGTGCTTTGTTTGTCGTAGCTCCTGGAGGTGGTGTACAGACAAAAACACCTTTATGTCGACTCGTAAAAGAACCATTAAAAGCTTTCGGTAATTTGCTAGGTGAAAATGGTCTTCTGCTAACACACCAGCGAAACAAATACCACGAATTAGCTGTCCAAGCAGGGAAGAACTTTTTATTGAGTTTTCATAAACCGGAAATTAACATAATGAACCAAGTAAATAGTCAAAGactgaaacaaataaatgaaaatagagaACGTTTGCGACCAATCGTAAAAACTATAATATTTTGTGGCCATCAAAATATATCGTTACGTGGCCATCGCGACGATGGTAAATTGCTGAACTATGACAGCGTAGTAGCCGATGAAGGGAATTTTAGAGCCCTTTTAAAATTCCGTATTGATTCTGGCGATATTGCATTGCAGCAACATTTAGAATCTTCAAAATCCAACGCCACGTACATCAGCAAGACTGTACAAAATGAGTTGATAGATGTTTGCGCAGAAATCATCCAGGAAAACATTTTACAGAATGTGCGGGaagctaaatatttttcaattttgttcgatGAAACAACAGATATATCACATATCTCACAGCTGAGCCTATCATTCCGATATTTGCATGATGGCGTTATTAAGGAACATTTTGTGACTTTTTGTGATACCTACGATGTTCTTAGACGTGAAGACAACAATTCAGGTGACATAGAGCCTCGATTGACAGGTGTAGCTTTGgcgaaaatcgttgaaaatctgtgtACCAAATTTAACTTAGATTTATCTTGGTGTGTGGGTATTGGAACTGACAGCTGCTCGGTTATGGCATCAGATACAAAAGGTGCAGTGCAAGAATTGATGAAAATAGCCATTCATGCTAAACGTTGCCCGTGCAACAACCATGTGCTCAATAACTCATTGGCAAGATCATCCAAAGTAGTTTCCTGTCGCAATACATCTGGCACAATGAGAAAAGTTGTGGCATTTGCCAATGCATCCGCTAAGaggcatgaaatttttaaaatagaactcGGAGCTGCCATGCAAGGTATTTGTGAGACACGTTGGGTAGAGAGGCATGATGGGCATCTTCAATTTCAAGGAGACAACTTAGTCAAAATTTGTAGCGCTTTGGAGAAGATTTCTGCTTGGCAAGACAATAAAACTGCCAATGATGCGCATTGCTTGCTGCAAACATTGCGCAGTTCtgactttattatatcctccatctgtTTAAGTGATGTATTAGGTGGGTACTtccctaaattattttatttcttattgtttGGCAAATGAACTTATACGAGTATACTAAACCTACTTTAAAATTATGTTgttgttttgttaatattttatgctaCGAGTACATACCGTTTATATTAAGTTATAAATTCTTAGTTTATGCACTACAGTCACAGTcacttactttttatttttcaggtACTACTGTATCTTTAAGCAGAATACTGCAATCGAActcaattgatttaaaaaaagctaCGGACGCTATTAATGATACTTTAagtgttttacaaaataaaagagaaaatgtgGACGTAATCTACCGACAGCTTTTTGAAGAGGCTAAAGAAGTAGCTGAGCAGCTAGATGTAGAAATTAAATGCCCCAGAATAGTATCAAAACAAATACATAGGGCCAATAACCAACCTGCTCAATCTGCTGAAGAGTATTTCCGCAGAGCTATATACATCCCTCTTCTAGATTCAATAATAAGTGATCTCCAGGACCGCCTGTCTCCTGATGTACTTAATTTGTTTCAGCTAAGCGTTTTCATGCCAAAAAGCGAATGTAGTAATGAAGACATTGAAACTGTGAAACAACTAGCTACCGACTATACATTATTACTAGATAACACTCCATTTTCTGTCATTGTAAATGAATATCGGCTGTGGATGGTGAAGTGGCAGGCGTGGCAGCGGAGCCAGGACATACCGCAGTCGATTTCTGAtcttattttaaattgtgaCATCGATATGTATcctaatataagaaaatttttatgtattatggCTACACTACCTGTCAGTGTAGCGACAGCAGAAAGGTCTTTCTCTACGTTGCGCAGAATTAAATCGTGGCTAAGATCTTCAATGGTTGAAGATCGCCTAACCGGACTGGCACTTCTCCACATTCATAAAAACGTACCCATTGACGTAAATGACGTAATAACGCGTTTCGGGAGAAgacgtaaaagaaaaattgattttgttatttaaatatatgtattttgtctgtttctattttgtttgtTGGAAACCCTTGTCGTACCACCTCTTCACTTTTGCGGAGTTTTGCGTCATACCCCTCGACATACCTCTAGCTGTTATGACAAATCATTCACCACGGTTATGGAATATAAATAGGCTGCCTCATTCCGTGCGTGATAGTGCTTCTCTGAATGTCTTCAAGAGAAGATGGCAATatgtacgtgtatatgtacaagtTATTATGTGTTAAGTTTTTCAagtgtacaataaagaataaatatttttaagtacAGTACTTACGTACATTAATAAAATACCTACTTTTTACTTGTATCTattgttatcaaaattaaattataagttcTTGACTTGACCACGACTATGTGACCCCCCCCTGGCGCCAAAGCTGGATCCGCCCTtgttcaccatcacttattaataacaataaaatgtttgttacaattcataattctgccatgggaacattattaatcgattgcaaatagtttgtgccagtattgaaacgtttccttcgaagttcatcaacgaattttatttcactagctgaccgttccatttcgatagagtccgctgccgtaccaaagcatgttctacagagtaagtaattcagaaccgtagacagaaaaatgcattacatgcaatgcctatgtacgtgtGTAAAGAAAGTGTACTTTCTTTAGTCGAATGTGTCGAGTCTCGCGCGAGTGCGAATGTGGAATAATTGGGAATCTGCAAGATCGACCGttagaaagagatagagagaagagGGATATAAGATAGGGCACGTGTGAAAAACTGACCGCTAGTAGAACTATCAGTAGAACTCAGAGTAAAACCGTTAGAAAGAAGTTAGGAGTACAGATAAAAGAaagataaattaattaactttaattgtcgtttctttgaTTTTCAGGTGAACGTGTATATAGTGTAAATAGTAACCtaatgtacaaaaaataaataacggAAATCTTTGATTTTCAGAGAAACAAATTCTAGTTAGTTATTACTTAAAAATCTTCAGTTAATTGTCTTATACGTGtatctgtacataatacataatctaaagagttctttataaaattgtcttaacgACTAAATACCGATgatgaaacccaatgacatttccttttcttataaacacttttactcactgcaaaaagTAACGTAAATTGttcaagtaataaaaatgtgtttgtttaaacaatcgtttaagtaataaaaatttactagtttaaacatttgtttcaataatcaaaatttatttgtttaaaaaattgtttaaataatcaaaatttatttgtgtaaacaagcgtttaagtaataaaaatgtactggtgtaaacatttgtttcaataataagaatttatttgtttaaacaattgtttaaataataaaaatttatttgtgtaaacaatcgtttaaagtttaaacgataaaaagtgttcgattattaatggtagtcactataccgtggtacgtatttacgtattacgaCTTGCTAACGTTGGATAAAAAGGTCGGTTATCCGAGCCTcgaataaaatttcgaataaaagatacatgtgattttcatctatgacaaatactcgtcacgaataaatcgtcaaataaatcgtctggccaaatcgagcttcgaataacgaataaaagttacggatAAATCTCGTCGCGACATCTGGATTCGAATaaattctgaatttttatttattcgtcaACTAAAATCGGACGGATACTCGGcaccgagtatctacaaataaatccgtcgaataaatggtggcgttgtatccgactctcgaataaatcccgaagataaccagaaaatcatccgagaGGAGGTCGAATAAAACTCTCcaaaccagacgctcgacgaataaagatacagataacttctcgcgattcatccgacttcgaataaaaacaaaagataCAGAGTATCTGTATCTGaaagctatttaaataattttttatttagatactgcccaactttggcatcaggttcgtccgcaACCCACAggtccctgatttcgcatcagctTCGTCTGCGCTTGACACCATTTCTAGAGGCTCCCTGACTTCGCGTCAGGTTCGCCCTCGACGTATATAATCCTGATTTTACACCCTGATTTTGTTCGCGCACCTAACTAACAAACTGAAACCATATTCAAGGGGTCGCAACCCTTCAATAGTAACACGGCcttagtttttgagatatttttaaaaaactgctGCTACTACTACAATGAATCCTACGTgcatattttcaaaatataagCATTGAATTTCGACATGCTATTGCCGGATTTTCGTATGCGGGTCACTTCATGCCAAACGCATCACTTTTTGAGCCCATCATCGGAGATTTTGATGTAATTGAAAGGATTGGGCTgctgtaaaataattttatcaacctcgataattaactttataatgtcGAAAAACGTATAGGAAttctttttttatgttttttttcgATGAAGGGCCAaggtttttcaaattttgcaaaaatatgaTCAGATTTCTTGAAGTTTTCCCATCGAAATGAGCCCTCCGAAAAGATGGAGACTTGAAAGTTTACGTTACAATGAGCTAGGAAAGGATGCGGTGTACCGCTGTTTCAAATAAGCGAGCCGTGCGTTCCGTTATTATGGTCGCTTGTCTATACTGATGATTTCAAACTAATACCAGCATACTTCGTATACGACTAAATGACCGTATTTATACCTCGAGAACGACATTAGTAACCACTCATGGCCAACGACACCTTTTTAATTAACTTTTTTAACCCTGAAGTGACGCGGAAGAGATCCATTTGTTCGGTTATCGGTTTGAAAGCAATAAAATCATAAAACTTGTTGGGTCCCAGGAAACACGCCAAAAATTTGGACATTACTAAAAACGGATAATCTGTTTATTACATAACGACAGAAGGCCACTAGTGAAGAACCTTTTCCAAAATTTGTAATTAGACCTGATAGTTTCATAAAATTATTGTCGCGTCATAACAAACCCACTGACACTAGATGTTCGTTTTGGTTGCTTTTGGTTTCAGTCGAGCAATGAAACCTtttttgtagaacatattcaattagTGTAGACCAGGGCTGCTTAACTTCTTTTCCCCCGCGAGCTACACGACGCTCCCATCATTTCCCCTCTACAATCTCCTCGGAATGACAGCAAAatcaattgaaaacaaaattctaaacaaatgccgagaaatcttgttgtcttattctgccgcgcttcgcctcgcttgGTTTCTTCGTTGTGCCCAATCCCCTCCTCCAACGTCCATCGCGTAAAGAAGAACATCAAGAGCCACGAGTGGCTCATGAGCCACCAGTTAAGCAGCCCTGGTGTAGATGTTTACAACTATAAAtgaagttaaaattaaaaaggTGTTATTGGCCACGAGGAGTTACTAATGTAGTTCTGAAGGTATAAATAGGGTCATTCAGTCGTATACGAGGTCTGCTGGTACTACTTTGAGACCAGCGGTATAGACAACCGACCATAATAGCGGACCGCACGACTCGCCTACGTGACACGGGCGTACACTGCGCTCTTTAGCAACTCATTGTGACCTCAATTTTCAAATCTCCATCTTTTTGAAGTGCTCATTTTGATGGGAAAACTTCAAGAGAATTgatcatattttttcaaaatttgacaaGATTGGCCCTTCATCGAAAAGAACGTAAAAAAAGAATTCGTTCACGTTTTTCGACATTACAAAGTTAAGtatcgaggttgaaaaaattattttaaacagcCCAATCCTTTCTGAATAAAACACAAAAAATTTAGCTCGATTAGACAAATAGGTcatgagataaaaattcgtaagtgaaACCCATTTTCGCCACAATagacaaaaattgcaaacttcgaagtCCTGTAATTTtgaacaaattctaaaccggcaaAATTATGACTTAAACGCCTGTAATTTCAtgtggactacaacatatttcatttagaacaaaatcacCGCTGATGAagtcaaaaagtgatcgatttggcaCGGAATGACCCATGCGTGGTCGGGCCGGCCTAACGGTCggcctccccctcccccgaccTAATTCCAACtcactccactttttgaaaaataatcttGATTTATAATTGGAACCAAGAAGTTGGTTCTTTATTTCAGagtcaattcaatttttttttaaatacactaaaatagtgggaaattgtttaatataaaCTGAAAAACAACGTTGCATGTGTGATGCCCATTCTCAGTTTCTCATAGTCGTGCTGTATTTACGACGTTTTCCATGACTTctcttaacacatcttgcgcgggaagcgactaaagtcgttttgtgCGGATTTCACATCTtgagcgggaagcgactaaagtcgtttttcacggattattgatggattattgttatcgatggggTTTTGTGATCGATGTggttttacaataaaatcggatagacatgcgttgcaaaaatacaaaacttgcgttgcaagaatgaatgcaacacggtaagactttggcggcaaagtacccgcgcaagatgtgttaagatTACAGGAACTATTGCTCGAATTTCTTCTCGAATATTACTCTTTAGTTGGGGTAAGGTATCTGGCTTATTCACGTACACACGTTCTTTCAAATATCCCCAATGATAAAATCGGAATCCGCTAAATCCGGTGATTTTGCAATGTACAATAATGTATATACACATGTATCTTGAAATTTTGtctgaaaaatgttttcttataCCAAAAATATGTTACTTATACCAGCGAATACCCCGTTAAAGTACTGTTTGAGTTATTTAGTCTGTTAATGGTGTTTCATACCTTCGACTGACAAGCTGGATACGAAAACAATTTGACTTTGCCAAAATCATCCCCAGTTGCCAGTAGCTTTGAATCGCCACTCCGGGAACAATTATTTATGTCAGTGCCGTCTGCACCTTCTGGCCATATTCCAATTGTTTCGAAGGATATAATACAAGTGTGAGTTGCCCACTGAACATCTCTTAACATTGAAGGCTGCGGAATCTGTCTACAAACTCCAGGATTCCCTGCGAAattttaaaatgatttatttaaataaaatttctcaattcattaaattttaagtaaactatccaatattattaaatgattaatttaaatgaaaacaaaGGTTAACCTTTACCTTAGGAaacaagaaatttttaactattttcatttaatcctatagattttggcgagaaaatgccgaaatccaagtttcaatcctaggagctcaaaagttatacgtgatTAAAGATgtacgattttcagcgttttttaCAGGTAAGGGTGCGGCTACGTTGGTATGTAGTGACTGCCGTGCGTCGCTTAACGATCAGAGCCGCTAAATGGCACCACAAACATGCGGTTGTGGGCGAAAGTCCCCCAGAATGCGAACGGGAACTCTCCTGACGACGGCCCACGCGCCACCACGATTTTACGTCGTGGACACTGACTGCCGGGACACgcggaggatagaatatataacgGTAGACGACTTGGCCGGCACAACCGTCCAACTCGGGAGTCAACAGCAAGAGAGAGTCAGAGCGGGAGCTCGGCGTCGCCGACGGCTTTCGCCGATCCCCACTCTAGATCTATGGGAGTGGGGGAACAGAGCCCCTACACGGTATGTGGGGATCTTAGCGTCGCACGCCAAAATCCACTAGGCATGCGCCTAGGGCGACTCGAGCAACAAGGTTGGCACCACTGATCTCGAACGCGAAGTCGATTGTATCGTCGTGTGATACAGTAAGTTGTAAATATAACTTGAAATTCTTAATCGCTGAGGGACCCCGTCCCCCAGACCCACCAAAAACCTAACACGAACACAATGTTATATCTGAACTATAATCGGATTTCCAGGTGCTCAAATCCCCCCTAATTTCTGCTTATCCTATTGGTGAAAAGATCGACAATCACGATGTGAGGAGTTGCCTTTGTTGGCAACGCTTGCGCTATGGAAAGTTGTCTACGGTTGGCAACACCCGATAGGGTGGAATAGCGACGAAAGCCTGCGTTTCAATTTTCTAGCGTTTTCGACTCTGGTACTGTTAACACGTGTGTACTGTATCGGCCTGGCAATTTGATTAAACGTACTAGTTTAGGTTACGTAGACGTGCTCTCCGGCTACCTTTCATCTCCTTATCCTGGGTATAGCAGAGCAGGCTGCTTTTTAGTTGGTTGTCTCACTAACCAATTAATTCCTACACCGATTGTGGGGATTATATTGGTATTCCTGTCCGTCCACCACGGAAGTGGTAGACGAGGAACGGAGAACTCGTAAGAAACGAGAGTTCGGGGTCATCAGTGGCTAGAGGCCACACGTCCTTCGGAGAGAACGCTCGTACAAAATATCTGAGTACAACTGcgtccaagatggacgcgccacgtggtcgcaGTAAAGACAAATTAGGTTATGCGCGTGAGGTCAACTCCTCACGTGCAATAAACACGTTGGCTAACGAtcgaacaacaatatttatttaaactttaacAGAAGGAGAGCGGTGCA encodes:
- the LOC143362461 gene encoding 52 kDa repressor of the inhibitor of the protein kinase-like; protein product: MWVCCLLWGVKFAWICLQGDSKGKGDGSGGLKHSLKKIDSFFPKKPRLEIAYSKNSPTTTTDENNCIADASASTATLPTLTIDEEKTCSPVTNDIQPTICTSTSDSDQIKTSLSQPKFASDIACYIGENINDSTKAMLLEKHWQPPPNYTFPHCVVNKKGKQTKKYAQKSHLDKFHWLVLSHKDQGLYCKYCALFVVAPGGGVQTKTPLCRLVKEPLKAFGNLLGENGLLLTHQRNKYHELAVQAGKNFLLSFHKPEINIMNQVNSQRLKQINENRERLRPIVKTIIFCGHQNISLRGHRDDGKLLNYDSVVADEGNFRALLKFRIDSGDIALQQHLESSKSNATYISKTVQNELIDVCAEIIQENILQNVREAKYFSILFDETTDISHISQLSLSFRYLHDGVIKEHFVTFCDTYDVLRREDNNSGDIEPRLTGVALAKIVENLCTKFNLDLSWCVGIGTDSCSVMASDTKGAVQELMKIAIHAKRCPCNNHVLNNSLARSSKVVSCRNTSGTMRKVVAFANASAKRHEIFKIELGAAMQGICETRWVERHDGHLQFQGDNLVKICSALEKISAWQDNKTANDAHCLLQTLRSSDFIISSICLSDVLGTTVSLSRILQSNSIDLKKATDAINDTLSVLQNKRENVDVIYRQLFEEAKEVAEQLDVEIKCPRIVSKQIHRANNQPAQSAEEYFRRAIYIPLLDSIISDLQDRLSPDVLNLFQLSVFMPKSECSNEDIETVKQLATDYTLLLDNTPFSVIVNEYRLWMVKWQAWQRSQDIPQSISDLILNCDIDMYPNIRKFLCIMATLPVSVATAERSFSTLRRIKSWLRSSMVEDRLTGLALLHIHKNVPIDVNDVITRFGRRRKRKIDFVI